A stretch of the Uranotaenia lowii strain MFRU-FL chromosome 3, ASM2978415v1, whole genome shotgun sequence genome encodes the following:
- the LOC129755602 gene encoding nitric oxide synthase-interacting protein homolog gives MTRHARNCTAGTVYTYHEKKKDAASSGFGTATHRIGKDSVKNFDCCSLTLQPCRNPVITKDGYLFDKEAILTYIITKKTEYTRKMKEYEKQVKQEEEDQAEKANEETKKQVDKFISIEKNIVSTKSSKPIEEQPSTSGAISNVSLGKRKELPAFWVPSQTPAAKIAKLDKPDSKIYCPVSGKPLKAKDLLEVKFTLVKDPSDKKSLIAKENRYMCAVTHDILNNSVPCAVLKTTGDVVTIECVEKIIKKDMIHPLTNDKLQESDIIPLQRGGTGFSTTNESLEAKHERPALQC, from the exons ATGACTCGCCACGCCAGAAATTGCACTGCAGGCACCGTTTATACCTATCACGAGAAAAAGAAAGATGCTGCCTCCTCGGGATTCGGCACAGCAACGCATCGGATTGGAAAGGACTCGGTTAAGAATTTTGACTGTTGCTCGCTTACATTGCAGCCCTGCCGGAATCCGGTCATCAC TAAGGATGGTTATTTGTTCGACAAGGAAGCAATTCTTACCTAcattattacaaagaaaaccgAGTATACCAGAAAAATGAAGGAATACGAGAAACAGGTAAAGCAGGAAGAGGAGGATCAGGCCGAAAAGGCCAATGAGGAAACCAAAAAACAAGTGGATAAGTTCATATCCATCGAGAAAAATATCGTCAGCACCAAGAGCTCCAAACCGATCGAGGAACAACCGAGCACCAGCGGTGCAATTTCCAACGTTTCTCTCGGCAAACGTAAGGAACTGCCTGCcttttgggttccctctcagaCGCCAGCGGCCAAGATTGCTAAACTGGATAAGCCGGACAGCAAAATCTACTGTCCCGTTTCAGGTAAACCTCTGAAGGCGAAGGATTTATTGGAAGTAAAATTCACTCTGGTAAAAGATCCTTCGGATAAGAAGTCGCTGATTGCAAAGGAAAACCGTTACATGTGCGCGGTAACGCATGACATTTTGAACAATTCCGTTCCTTGTGCGGTTTTGAAAACAAC gggcgACGTTGTTACCATCGAATGTgtcgaaaaaatcatcaaaaaggaCATGATACATCCATTGACCAATGATAAATTGCAAGAATCTGACATCATTCCGTTGCAGAGG GGAGGAACTGGCTTTTCGACTACCAATGAAAGCCTGGAGGCAAAACATGAACGACCAGCGCTACAGTGCtaa